A DNA window from Salvelinus sp. IW2-2015 linkage group LG4q.1:29, ASM291031v2, whole genome shotgun sequence contains the following coding sequences:
- the cfap53 gene encoding cilia- and flagella-associated protein 53, whose protein sequence is MLASQTRNKPQCREFTGPTPHSVAVRARFPSSRPPDYLILERRKQEEARDKVLEFTKYQNTCDLKTRWEKNSDRRIVLGTIERRVKDAIGQYQMTINERRERLHDMLGAEEKELLREMETKKETVLERQAKMRERXKLLRERRESERLSVVEDKLEQQFRERSEELRAEQTRRRQDEICTERAAQLCTRQVTQRQKEEEEQLFAQLWESDRRAKEEREGQDAQRQRQSNLQQLAYLRVQMEAAEQQREQAKQLKEEEALLLREQREMLHLEEQRERRQKLQGQESRRRLLDHSLRLKMKRQAREQQDELALDMSMLEHLLTEERDEKQGKVTRKLELREEQSRYQQYLADQLEEQKRQEVETEQLIEAELKQTWARRAEQCHKEKHARDRLMKDVMDTRRLQIQEKLDLNKQKQAQLAEERDELNKTIQENQLLDEREKTRLRQGCQEFQADLLAQMMYQQQLRDEGRSQTEQEHQQGLVYQEQYNRKMQEILSRPTSHTRAVHPFRRTSSTNPQGQFSLE, encoded by the exons ATGTTGGCCAGTCAGACTAGAAATAAACCACAATGTCGCGAGTTTACGGGACCAACACCTCATTCAGTGGCGGTG AGGGCGAGGTTCCCATCATCCAGGCCTCCAGACTACCTCATCCTGGAGAGAAGGAAACAGGAGGAGGCCCGGGACAAGGTGTTGGAGTTCACCAAGTACCAGAACACCTGTGACCTTAAGACGCGCTGGGAGAAGAACTCTGACCGGCGCATTGTGTTGGGAACCATTGAGAGACGGGTCAAAGATGCCATTGGGCAGTATCAGATGACCAtcaatgagaggagggagag ACTGCATGATATGTTGGGGGCAGAGGAGAAGGAACTGCTGAGAGAAATGGAGACCAAAAAGGAGACAGTGCTGGAGAGACAAGCCAAGATGCGAGAGAGAGYCAAGTTActgcgagagaggagggagagtgaaaggCTAAGTGTGGTTGAAGACAAGCTTGAACAGCAATTCAG AGAGCGGAGTGAGGAGCTCCGGGCTGAACAGACTCGACGCAGGCAGGACGAAATTTGCACAGAGCGGGCTGCGCAGCTATGTACACGGCAGGTGACGCAGcgacagaaagaggaggaggagcagctctTTGCTCAGCTGTGGGAGAGCGACCGGCGAGCCAAGGAGGAGCGGGAGGGCCAGGATGCGCAGAGGCAACGCCAGAGTAACTTGCAGCAGCTGGCCTACCTGCGTGTTCAGATGGAGGCTGCcgagcagcagagagaacaggccaAGCAGCTCAAAGAGGAAGAGGCCCTGCTACTG agggagcagagagagatgctgcatctggaggagcagagagagcgcCGTCAGAAGCTCCAGGGTCAGGAGAGCCGGCGCAGGCTGCTCGACCACTCTCTGAGGCTGAAAATGAAGCGCCAGGCCAGGGAGCAGCAGGACGAGCTGGCCCTGGACATGAGCATGCTCGAGCATCTGCtgacggaggagagagatgagaaacagGGCAAGGTCACGAGGAAG ctTGAGCTGCGAGAGGAGCAGAGTAGGTACCAGCAGTACCTGGCCGATCAGCTTGAGGAACAGAAGAGACAGGAGGTGGAGACAGAGCAGCTGATCGAGGCAGAGCTAAAGCAGACCTGGGCCCGGAGGGCAGAGCAGTGTCACAAAGAGAAACACGCCAGGGATAGGCTGATGAAGGATGTGATGGACACACGCCGCCTGCAGATCCAGGAGAAAT TGGATTTGAACAAGCAGAAACAGGCTCAGCTGGCCGAGGAGAGAGACGAGCTAAACAAAACCATACAGGAGAACCAACtgctggatgagagagagaaaactcg TCTGAGACAGGGCTGTCAGGAGTTCCAGGCAGACCTGCTGGCCCAGATGATGTACCAGCAGCAGTTGCGTGATGAGGGGAGATCTCAGACAGAGCAGGAGCACCAGCAAGGCCTGGTCTACCAGGAGCAGTACAACAGAAAGATGCAGGAGATCCTCTCCAGGCCTACCTCACACACCAGGGCTGTCCACCCCTTCAGGAGAACCTCTTCCACTAACCCACAGGGACAGTTTAGCTTGGAGTAA